The sequence below is a genomic window from Draconibacterium halophilum.
AGCACAGGAATTAAAAAAACTCCGGATGAATTGTCCGGAGTTTTTATTTTAGATGTATTTGTAACGTTTAATATTTCTTTTTGGCGTTTTGTCAAATTCTGTATCAACCAGTTCAATGCGACTTACGTTCTCGTAACGTGGCAATTCCGAATTGGCCTTTTTCCGATTATCGGCCATTATTTCTGGTAAATCTTTCTCGTTAATGCCTTCTGTTTTCATCGATTCAAAATCGGGGTAAACCAGAGCTACCAGTTTGTGGTCGCGCTCAACAACCACACATTCGGCAATATAGCTTTGGTTGCTAAGCTTTGCTTCAATTTCTTCGGGGTATATATTTTGACCCGATGGGCCAAGCAACATATTTTTTGATCGTCCGCGAATATAAATGAAGTTATTTTGATCAATTACACCAAGGTCGCCGGTTTTTAGCCAGCCATCTTCGGTGAGCACAGCTTTTGTCTCCTTCTCGTTTTTGAAATAGCCTAGCATTACATTTTCGCCTTTTACCTGTATTTCTCCAACCACACTGTAAGGATCTTCCGAATCGATTCGTACTTCCATACGGTCGACAAGTGTTCCGGCCGACGACGGCATTGTTTTATCCCACGATTCGTAACTAATCAGCGGGCCACATTCTGTCATTCCGTAGCCAATTGTAAACGGGAAATTTATACGTTTAAAGAAAGCTTCAACATCGGCACTCAGTGGTGCTCCGCCAATAACAATTTCGAAGAAGCGTCCGCCAAATGTTTCAATCATTTTCGTTCTAATCTTTTTTAGAATTATATTGGAAATGATCGGAACTTTCAGCATGATTTTTACGGCAGGCTTTTCAATAGCAGGCAGAATACGTTTTTTGTAAATCTTTTCAATTACAAGTGGCACCGATAGAATCAGGTGTGGTTTTATTTCGCCAAACGCTTTTGTTATAACAGCCGGCGAAGGCATTTTGCTAAGGAAAGTAATGTGGCAGCCTTTACTCACCGGAAATAGAAATTCGAACAACAAGCCGTAAACATGCGCCATTGGTAAAAACGAAACAATTTTATTCCCGGCTTCCAGTGGCATGTGCTCCCGGGCAAAAATAATGTTCGAGAGCAGACTCCGCTCCGGTATCATTACTCCTTTTGTAAACCCCGATGTTCCCGATGTATACGAGATAATACACATTTCTTCGGGTTCCCATTCTTCAAAAACAAAAGCTTCTTTGCTTAATTTGTTTTCCTTGTAGTACTGAAATCCATCGTTCAGTTTGTATCGGATGTTTTCATCTATTCCCGAATGAAAGCTAAAATCTTCCAGTTTAACTATTGCCTGCAGGTTTTCCGACAATGTAAGGTCAACTTTTTCTAAAAGGGCGGTTGCTCCAATAACCAGCTTCGATTCGGAATGGTTGATAATGTGATTTGTATCATTTTTATTGAAATCGGGCAGGATTGGAACAATAACCAGTCCGGCAGAAATGGCCGATAGAAAAGTGGCAGCCCAGTGTGATGAGTTTCGTCCCAGAACGGCAATCTTATCACCTCGCTGCAGCCCGGCAAGTTGGTAGAACAGGTGCAGTGATTTTATTGTTGCTGCAATGTCTTTATAATAGTAATCTCCACCATCAAAATCAGAAAAAGCTTGTTCTTCCCAATTTTGATGAAAAGTGGCAGTAAAAATTTTTGCTAATGTTTGATCACGCATTTATAGCACTTTAAAATTTAACTTTTAAAAATACCATATTTAGCATTAAAACAAATTGTTTGAAGGTAAATATGATAACATCGTTGGTGGTGAAACCGCTAATTGCCCGAAAAGTTTGGGGTTGAAGCAAAAAAAAGGCCAACCCTGTAGGTAGCGGGTTGGCTTTGTATTCCTTGTTATGCTTTTTCTTGATCTAATTATTAGTTTGCTTTCAGGGACAGTGAAGGACAGTTTGCGAATGTGAATTTTAAACCGCGGTGTTTTTAACTTCAATCAAGTCCTAACAAGGAAACGAATGCGAGGAGATAAATTTTTATATTTTATCTGTTCAGTATAAAAAGAACTGTTTCTGAATTACGATTCAAAACTACGAAATTGATGTGAAACAAAATGAGGTAATATATAAGCGGTAGGTTCTGGCGAATAAGCGGTAGGTTCTGGCGAATAAGTGGTAATTTGCTTTACTCAACAATTGGAACCAAAAGTGTAATTTTTGCTCCCGGGTTTGTTTTTCCCGGGTATAGTTCTTCA
It includes:
- a CDS encoding AMP-binding protein, with the protein product MRDQTLAKIFTATFHQNWEEQAFSDFDGGDYYYKDIAATIKSLHLFYQLAGLQRGDKIAVLGRNSSHWAATFLSAISAGLVIVPILPDFNKNDTNHIINHSESKLVIGATALLEKVDLTLSENLQAIVKLEDFSFHSGIDENIRYKLNDGFQYYKENKLSKEAFVFEEWEPEEMCIISYTSGTSGFTKGVMIPERSLLSNIIFAREHMPLEAGNKIVSFLPMAHVYGLLFEFLFPVSKGCHITFLSKMPSPAVITKAFGEIKPHLILSVPLVIEKIYKKRILPAIEKPAVKIMLKVPIISNIILKKIRTKMIETFGGRFFEIVIGGAPLSADVEAFFKRINFPFTIGYGMTECGPLISYESWDKTMPSSAGTLVDRMEVRIDSEDPYSVVGEIQVKGENVMLGYFKNEKETKAVLTEDGWLKTGDLGVIDQNNFIYIRGRSKNMLLGPSGQNIYPEEIEAKLSNQSYIAECVVVERDHKLVALVYPDFESMKTEGINEKDLPEIMADNRKKANSELPRYENVSRIELVDTEFDKTPKRNIKRYKYI